The Nostoc sp. 'Peltigera membranacea cyanobiont' N6 genome contains the following window.
TGCAATTTTTATCGGCTTGCTTGGGTCTTGCTTCGACTGTCCAATATAAAATAACTGACCATTTTCTTCACAGACTTTTACACGAATATTTGCAGTCTCACCCTCAATGATGATAACTCCATTACACTGAATATTATTAATAGGTGCAAAAGCTATTGGAATTAGCTGTGAAGGTGAAGCTTGCTTTGCTATTGGGGGTGTCGAGACTGGGTGGTTAGGGTTATCAACTTGTTGAACTTTAGAAGCAGGAGAAACACTTGCAGTTAAGGATGTCAACAGACGAAGGGGATCAACTGCTATTTGACCATTTGGATGAACTTCAAAGTGGAGATGAGGGGCTGTACTATTGCCCGTAGATCCCATCTCAGCAATAATTTGACCTTGAATGACCTGTTGGCCCTTGCTCACCAACAAACGGCGATTGTGACCATAAATAGTAATACTGCCATCAAGATGTTTAATAGTTATGGCATTGCCTAATCCCCAATTATCCCAACCTGCTTTTACAACCCTACCCGATGCAGCAGCAATAATCGGAGTTCCAGATGCCCCTGCAATATCAATTCCTTCATGTTGATATTTGCGAAAGCCTTGAGAAATAAACCCTTGGGTTGGCCAAATCAGGTTAGAAGCAGGGATAGGAGTATGCTGTATTGGAGAATCACTTGCTAACTGTGTTAGGGCAGATGTAGTTGTATTTAAGACGACGGTTAAGGATATTAACCCAATTAATCCATAAGTGCGGTATCGATAAACAGTAATTTTTTTCATAAATTGCAAGCTTATTAAAACAATAATTCAGATAGTTTCTGATTATTTGCTGTTTCAAGCTAACTCGGAAAATATCAGGACGTTTAGCAGATAGAGCATCTTTAAAATCGAGATCCTCACCAAACACCTTGGTACTACAAGTACAATATTTGCCCCGTATGCCGGCCATCGGCGCACCGAATGGCAGCATACGTTTATCAATCGCTAGAGAACAAGGGTTTAAGACTCCCAATGTTGCGTCAGCTTCCTTCTTACTTCAGGAGGGGCGGTCAGTAAGCTTGCCGAAGTGTCGAATCCTATAAGTTATATTACTCCTGCCTTCTGCCTTAAACCTTAGTGTAATTATCGATTACCTTGGCAAAATCTGGCACTGCTTCTTCCACGTGCTTTTTAGCTGAACCGCGAAATTTTTCATAGGTTCCTCGCACAATTTGGCGTTTGGCGTTCTTGACCCTAGCATCAGTGACACTCAGTAGCGCA
Protein-coding sequences here:
- a CDS encoding M23 family metallopeptidase, whose protein sequence is MKKITVYRYRTYGLIGLISLTVVLNTTTSALTQLASDSPIQHTPIPASNLIWPTQGFISQGFRKYQHEGIDIAGASGTPIIAAASGRVVKAGWDNWGLGNAITIKHLDGSITIYGHNRRLLVSKGQQVIQGQIIAEMGSTGNSTAPHLHFEVHPNGQIAVDPLRLLTSLTASVSPASKVQQVDNPNHPVSTPPIAKQASPSQLIPIAFAPINNIQCNGVIIIEGETANIRVKVCEENGQLFYIGQSKQDPSKPIKIAALNIGQGKYRADNGSFYYLVSPEKVEVWRNGTQMRSDRFYSLTKSP